The genomic window ATCAAATAATATTTCTCCTGACCAGGGTTTATAGATTCCAGATATTAGTCTAGCGATCGTACTTTTACCACTACCAGAACCACCTACTAATGCTACTCTTGATCCAGGTTTGAGGGTAAGATTAAAGTTATCTATTAATGGTGGATCCCAAGGGTTATATGCAAAAGATAAATCTTTTAGCTCTATATATCCTTCTAATTTTTTATAAGCATCTTCTTCTTTAGCTACTTCTACTTCTCTGTCTACATTTTCATCGGTATTGTATTTAAATACATCCTCTAAACGATTAATGTCACCTTGTACTTTCTTTAAGTCCATTCCCATTTGAGTTATGTCGTTTACTGGTTCCATAAAAACCTTTAGTAACAACTGAAACGCAATAAGTGCTCCTATAGTTAAATTGCCAGTCATTATTAGAAGCCCACCTACAAATAGGATTAAAACATTAGAAAACTCAGCCAAGAAATTAGGCAATTGGATTAATATATTTTGTGTTTTTCCTAATTTCTGTTGAGAATTTATTGATTTGTCATGATATCCTGACCATTTAGAAAAATAATTTGATTCAGACGCTGATGCTTTTAAGGTTTCAATTATGAATAATCCAGAAATTGAAAAACCCATTACTTTCCCCTGGTCTTGCAAAAGTTTCTTGTTCATGGTTTCTATTTTTTTGGATGAATAAATTAGATAAGCAATACTGATTAGCGCTGTAATTAAAGAAAGTAAAGCTAGAATCACACTATAGTTCAGCATCACAATAAAATAAAAAATTATTGTTAAAAGTCCTATAGCTACTTCTGCTAATTCTCTAGATAAAAAAGCAGCAACAGTGTCATTACTTTTTAATCTTTCTGATATATCACCTTCAGAGCGTTGCTGAAAAAAGTTTACAGGTAATCTAAATATATGCCAAAAAAATTTCCCTGCATTGCTTACAGCTGTTTTAGTTTCTAATTTCAATAAATAGTGTTGTTGTAACCAAGTAAGTGTTGCTTGGATAATAACAACTACTCCCATTCCCCACAGCAACGGTTTTAACCAATTTTCTCTGCCTGCTATCAAAATATCATCAATGAAAATCTTACTAAAAGCAGGAACAATCAAGCCAGGTATAACAAGTAGTAAGCCAACTATAACTAGATAAGTTATTGCTACTTCAGATCCAGTTAACCAATTACTTAGTGATTCAAGCAAATTAGGCTTATTACCACTTGGTTTAAAATCAGAATCAGGTTCAAAGGTTAGTATTACTCCTGTAAAAGATAAGTCAAACTCTTCTTCAGATACAACTTTAGGACCACTTGCCGGATCATTTAGGTATACTTTATCTTTATCAAATCCTTCTAAAACAAGAAAGTGATTAAAATTCCAGTGAATAATTGCTGGAAGTTGCATTTCTTTTAAATCCTCAGGTTCTTGCCTAAATCCTTTAGCTATTAGACCATGTCTACGTGCTGCTTTTAAAATATTACTAGCTTTAACACCATCACGTGTGACCCCACAGTCTTCCCTTAGTTGTTCTAAAGGTAAGTATTTTTTGTAATAAGCTAAAATCATGGCTAATGAAGCTGCACCACATTCAACAGCCTCCATTTGTAATATAGATGGAACTTTATTTATGGTTTGTTTTTTAAGCAAACTATCACCTCAAAATTTCAAGTAGCAAATATACTAATAAATAGGTAAAACCCTTTTAATAAAAGGTATCACCATACTAATAGGCGTTCTTTCTTGAACTACAACTTCTCCTAAACAAATTGTACCTCCATCTACTTCTATGGGTGGTCCTTCAGCAGTGGACCACCTGTAACCACTAGGTGTAGTGCTGTCCAAAACAAGTTCTACTTTAACCTCAATTGGTGCACCTGCCTCCATTAACTGATTAACAAGGTTATCACTACCTAAAGTTAACATCATACCTTGAAAACTTGCGGGATACTCTGAAACACTTACTACATTTCCAACCATAAATCCATGCTCTTCCTTTTCAACTGTAGTAGGAGATATCATTGCTTCCATTCCTGGTTTTACTCTTTTACCTTTATCAACTGGAACATATATTATTGCTTCTAATGTATCTTGCTGTAGCTCCTCTTCCCCTACTGCAATTGTACATACTGTGCCACCCGCTTGGACCATATCACCTTTTGAAAACTGCATTTCTAATACTCTACCTGACGTATTAGCTATAATTCTGCTATTATTTAATAATTCTCTTTGAAGCTTATTAATGTTTTGTTTTAAATCTTCAGTAGATAAGTAAATATAATTTTCAAGCCATTTTTTCTGTGCCATTATATCTGATTCTGCCTGTATTAATTGAGATAATGGTAAATCATTTATGTTTTGCTTTTTGGTATTGTACTCTAATTCATGTGCCGTCAATTGTCTTTCGACATCTTTGAAATCCGCATGTGAAATAGCTCCATTTTCATATAATATTTTGTAGTTATTAAACTTTTCTAAACTGTTTTCATATTGCAATCTTGCTAGCTCTAAATGATACTCTGATTCAGCTTTTTGAGTATAATATTGTGTTCTTTGAGTTTCCAATGCTCCTTTAGATGCTTGATACTCTCTCAAATTTTGGCTAATGTTTCCATAAATGTTTAAATTGAGGTCAGTTTGATCTATCTTATCGTTTTCTAAGTCAATAGATTTGATAGCATCAAGGTCTTCCTTAAGTTGATTTATTTGATTAATAACATCAGGTTGCTCTATTCTTGCTATGGTTTGGCCAGCTTTTACATAATCGCCATCATTAACGGTTACATCAATTATTTGTCCATTTGCATGATGAACAACACTATGAACTCCACCACTGGAAATGATTATTCCATAACCTTCAGCTTTTTCAGGTATACTACCAAAAAATCCCCATATAATACCTGCAAATAATAGTAAACCAATAGCGCTTAGAGCTATCCAACCTATAGGGTTAATTACCGTTAATCGTTGATCAAGTTCTTCTGGAGAAGATAATCGGTCTAATGCTACTTTTCTAAATATTTGTCCTGACATTTTTTTACCTTCCTTTTATAAAAAATGTTTATTCAAGATATATAAATTCGCCATCAACAACTACCTTTTGATAATTGTTTCTACCTGTTATTTCTGAGAACTCATTAAAATGCACTTCTCCTAAAGTAGTTTGTACTGGATCCATATTGCGTAAATAATCTGCTAATACATCTGGTGAATATGAGTTTGTATTTTCAAGAGCGTGAGCAATAAGCATTAGTGATTCATATCCTTGTATTGCCCATAAGTCTGGATTTTCGTTATATTCACTTTTATATTTCTCGGTAAACTTTTGTAACTCAGGTGTATCGTGATATGGATTATAGCCAGTTGTTATTACTACACCTTCAGCATCTCCACCTAGAACCTCAATAAAGTTCCCTACATCTAAGGCATCTCCAGTAATAATTCCTACTTCATCATTTATATTTCTTAATTGCCTAATAAAATCAGCACCTTCTGGCATATTAAGGGCTACTAAAACAGCATCATACTCTAGAGCATTCCATTTATCATGAGCTCTTTTAAATTGTCCACTAGTTGTTAAACCTGATCTTCTATCAACAACTTTAATATCATGCTTATGAGAAATATTTTCTATAGTGTTTGCAAAGTTGCGACCATAAGTTGAGTCTTCATAATAAATAACTACACGCTGATAACCACTGTCTTGTGCAAACTCAGCCATGGAATCAGCTATACTATTATCACTTGCTATATTTAGAAAAATATAATTGTATCCGTGTCTGGTTAGTTCTGGATTTGAAACTGTTGGCACAATAGTTAGCATTCCTGCATCTTCATATATACTTGAAACTGGTATACAGATATCTGAAAACCAATGTCCTATTACCGCAAGCATATTGGTATTTTCGCTAAATTCTTGAGCTATATCTACAGCTTCTTTAAAATTACCTTTATCATCTCTTATATCAAGCTCTATTTTCTTCCCGTTAATTCCTTCTTCATTTATTTCATTTAATGCTAATCTTAGTCCATTTATAAATTTAGTATTTTCCTTAGCAAATTCCATAGGTAAAGGTACACCTATAAGAATTGTGTTGCCTCTACCTGCATCTCTTTCTCTTTGTTCTGCTAAATCAACATTAAAACAACCTGTTGTCCAAAACATAAATATAAAGCAAAGTATTAATAAACATTTGAATCTTTCCATAACAAACCCTCAACTCTCTTAAAATAATACTTTATCATGATAACGACTTATTGCTATGTATTGGCATTTGCCTATTTGAAAAAATAAATACTAATAGAAGTAAGAATATAAATAATGCTATAATTCCTATCCCCATTTTTATTCCTAAAGATAAAGCGATTCCAAACATGATTGGCCCAAGCATTCTACCTAGATTAACCATAAAGCTAAAATATGCCATGCCTTGATTTATTTCTAAATCTTTAATTCCTTTTAAGTTTAAAAAGTATGAAGTTTTCATGGCCATGCCGAAACTTTCAGCAATACCTAATAAAGCAAGGGTAACAAAAGCTGCGGCAATAGTTCCAAAAGCCATGAATGTTGCTAATGCACTTACTACTATAAACATAGAAAAAATTATTCCATTTTTGTTCCCTAATTTATTTGTTGCATATTTTGTTAACAGTGGCCCTAAATAGATAATAAAAAGCCCATGTAATAAAAACCCTCTACTAATATCACTTTGTGTAAGATCATGACTTGCAGCAAATAATGGGAAAAAGTAATCTAAAAAGGCTCCACTGATGAAAAATGGTATGAAAATACAAGCTAAAAATACAATTGCTTTTTTATCTGCAATAAAGTTTATAAACTTTGCTAGTGCAGATATATCACTTGTTTCTCTTTGTTCTATTTCATATTCACCCATTAATCTGCGAACAAATAAAATTGGAATAATAGCTAATATGGCTGCTAAATAAAATGTAGCATCATAACCAATTCGATCAGCTAACATTCCTCCTATTACAACACCACAATTTAAACCTGCTATAGCACCAGCAGCAAATTCTGCAATTGCTATATTTGTTTTAGGTAGTGATACCACCAAACTTCTTAATGACATCAAAATATAACCTAATCCAAAACCTGCTATTGCTCTTGAAACAATATATGTAATAGCATCATTGCTAAAACCCGATAGAAGATTACCAAGTAACAGAAACATGCCACCTATATATAGAATAGTTCTCCAACCCTGTTTACTTATTGACCAACCAGCTAGGATAATAGCAATTATCCCCCCTAGCATTTCTGCTGAAAGTGGTAGTCCTAGTACTACATCCTTTGACAAGCCCAAAATCGGTTGATATAAATTATTCATTACAATAGCAATAAAAGTTAAGGACATAAATGCACATAAA from Candidatus Syntrophocurvum alkaliphilum includes these protein-coding regions:
- a CDS encoding NHLP family bacteriocin export ABC transporter peptidase/permease/ATPase subunit, with the translated sequence MEAVECGAASLAMILAYYKKYLPLEQLREDCGVTRDGVKASNILKAARRHGLIAKGFRQEPEDLKEMQLPAIIHWNFNHFLVLEGFDKDKVYLNDPASGPKVVSEEEFDLSFTGVILTFEPDSDFKPSGNKPNLLESLSNWLTGSEVAITYLVIVGLLLVIPGLIVPAFSKIFIDDILIAGRENWLKPLLWGMGVVVIIQATLTWLQQHYLLKLETKTAVSNAGKFFWHIFRLPVNFFQQRSEGDISERLKSNDTVAAFLSRELAEVAIGLLTIIFYFIVMLNYSVILALLSLITALISIAYLIYSSKKIETMNKKLLQDQGKVMGFSISGLFIIETLKASASESNYFSKWSGYHDKSINSQQKLGKTQNILIQLPNFLAEFSNVLILFVGGLLIMTGNLTIGALIAFQLLLKVFMEPVNDITQMGMDLKKVQGDINRLEDVFKYNTDENVDREVEVAKEEDAYKKLEGYIELKDLSFAYNPWDPPLIDNFNLTLKPGSRVALVGGSGSGKSTIARLISGIYKPWSGEILFDGINSEKLPRNVIINSMAVVDQDIMLFDGTIRDNLTMWDNTISDFNIIRAAKDACIHDDITMRENAYEHKVSEGGANFSGGQKQRLEIARALAGNPSIIILDEATSALDVHTEKKVDENIRRRGCTCVIVAHRLSTIRDCDEIIVMDKGKIVERGTHDELKDAEGLYAQLISA
- a CDS encoding NHLP bacteriocin system secretion protein; translation: MSGQIFRKVALDRLSSPEELDQRLTVINPIGWIALSAIGLLLFAGIIWGFFGSIPEKAEGYGIIISSGGVHSVVHHANGQIIDVTVNDGDYVKAGQTIARIEQPDVINQINQLKEDLDAIKSIDLENDKIDQTDLNLNIYGNISQNLREYQASKGALETQRTQYYTQKAESEYHLELARLQYENSLEKFNNYKILYENGAISHADFKDVERQLTAHELEYNTKKQNINDLPLSQLIQAESDIMAQKKWLENYIYLSTEDLKQNINKLQRELLNNSRIIANTSGRVLEMQFSKGDMVQAGGTVCTIAVGEEELQQDTLEAIIYVPVDKGKRVKPGMEAMISPTTVEKEEHGFMVGNVVSVSEYPASFQGMMLTLGSDNLVNQLMEAGAPIEVKVELVLDSTTPSGYRWSTAEGPPIEVDGGTICLGEVVVQERTPISMVIPFIKRVLPIY
- a CDS encoding ABC transporter substrate-binding protein translates to MERFKCLLILCFIFMFWTTGCFNVDLAEQRERDAGRGNTILIGVPLPMEFAKENTKFINGLRLALNEINEEGINGKKIELDIRDDKGNFKEAVDIAQEFSENTNMLAVIGHWFSDICIPVSSIYEDAGMLTIVPTVSNPELTRHGYNYIFLNIASDNSIADSMAEFAQDSGYQRVVIYYEDSTYGRNFANTIENISHKHDIKVVDRRSGLTTSGQFKRAHDKWNALEYDAVLVALNMPEGADFIRQLRNINDEVGIITGDALDVGNFIEVLGGDAEGVVITTGYNPYHDTPELQKFTEKYKSEYNENPDLWAIQGYESLMLIAHALENTNSYSPDVLADYLRNMDPVQTTLGEVHFNEFSEITGRNNYQKVVVDGEFIYLE